A genome region from Hevea brasiliensis isolate MT/VB/25A 57/8 chromosome 9, ASM3005281v1, whole genome shotgun sequence includes the following:
- the LOC131182938 gene encoding uncharacterized protein LOC131182938: MNRAILRNLSLQIRNHLLDPLKSVTNTITSSFIVVSWTLPTQIFHSCESDSSHEAKFARAQKRHGEVEDEVKKIELKAYGSRLKKRIEKYYEGDEEAIPEIFEAILKRKLAGIRDKDDELMAEVRRKSPSVDFDSESDELNDSNGEKE, translated from the exons ATGAACAGAGCTATTCTCAGAAATCTTTCACTTCAAATTCGCAACCATCTTCTCGATCCTCTAAAATCCGTAACAAATACTATCACATCATCATTTATAGTTGTTTCCTGGACTCTTCCTACACAAATATTCCACTCTTGTGAGTCCGACTCATCCCATGAAGCAAAATTTGCTCGAGCCCAGAAGCGACATGGTGAAGTTGAGGATGAGGTaaagaaaattgaattaaaagCTTATGGTTCTA GGCTAAAGAAGAGGATAGAGAAATACTACGAGGGTGATGAAGAGGCGATTCCAGAAATATTTGAAGCTATATTGAAGAGGAAATTGGCAGGGATTAGAGATAAGGATGACGAATTGATGGCAGAAGTTAGGCGGAAATCTCCAAGTGTGGATTTTGATTCTGAATCCGACGAATTGAATGATTCTAATGGCGAGAAAGAATGA